The Rufibacter sp. DG15C region CAGCCATTTAACCTAGGTCGGCGTGTTCAGTTGTCTTGCAAAAGAAGTACCTTTGCGATGGATTACAACCACTCACATGAAAAGAGTACTACCCTTCCTGCTTTTGTTAATTTCGGCTGTGTCGTGTACCGAGGAGGATCCAAAGCCGACAAAGAAGGTCATCACCGAGATCAACACGCTGAGACAGGACGGGCAGCCGGACGCCCCCCGCACCTTCACCTACGACGAGTCGGGGCTGCTGAAGGAGTATAGGCATTACGCGCCTTTGAGCCATGAATACAACCCGGCAGGCAGGCTCATAAAGGTGCAGGTGGGTTCCAAGCAAGAAAAGTACACGTATGACGCCGCCGGAAGGCTGGCGACCTCCACCACGCTGGGGCTGCACGACACGGTGATAGAGACCGGCGTCTTCTTCTATGACGCAACCGGCAGGATGGAGCGGATGAGCGTGCTGGAGCGGATGGACTGGCCTGAGCCGCACACTTTCGCCACACATTACCTTCTCACCTATGACGCTTCGGGGAACGTCATCCGGCAGGATCTGTATAGGTCGACCTCCCTAGAGGAACTGGGCGGGCTCTATGGCACGATGGAGGCGGTCTTCGACGGCCACAGGAACCCGCTGCGCGTCGTGGGCTCCCCCAACTTCGGTCATCACCACTTCCACACAAACGGCGGACCGACAGAAGAGAACATCTTTGACGTCCTCACCGGGGCGCAGAGAGGGCGGCGGTCGCTGATCTCCTTCCTCAGCCCCAACAACGCCGTGAGCATCAAATACACAAATGGAAACGGTGTGATCAACCCTATCAACGTGGTTTACAGGTACGACGGGGAGGGTGACCCGATAGAGATGAAGGTCAACGAACGCGTCTTTACCGTAGTGTACGAAAATAGGTAGGCATCTAAATCACAAATTCTCCTGTTTGGGGCTAATCGTGGAAAGTCAGAAGGTTGGTCCCTTTTCTGTCTTTGACTCCAGCCTCGCCTCTATGTCGTCTGGCAGTTCAGTGAGCAGATCATACCCATTCACCGCCTCTATGGCATCCAC contains the following coding sequences:
- a CDS encoding RHS repeat protein, with the translated sequence MKRVLPFLLLLISAVSCTEEDPKPTKKVITEINTLRQDGQPDAPRTFTYDESGLLKEYRHYAPLSHEYNPAGRLIKVQVGSKQEKYTYDAAGRLATSTTLGLHDTVIETGVFFYDATGRMERMSVLERMDWPEPHTFATHYLLTYDASGNVIRQDLYRSTSLEELGGLYGTMEAVFDGHRNPLRVVGSPNFGHHHFHTNGGPTEENIFDVLTGAQRGRRSLISFLSPNNAVSIKYTNGNGVINPINVVYRYDGEGDPIEMKVNERVFTVVYENR